The proteins below are encoded in one region of Aeromonas veronii:
- a CDS encoding CidA/LrgA family protein, protein MLLQRALLYLRDFMVIIACLLAGKALAALLPFAFPGSIIGMLLLFVLLSLQLVKLHWVEQGAGLLLRHMGVLFVPVAVGLVAWLEPLRQSFGLIMLCVVLGIVLILATVGHLYQRMNKQ, encoded by the coding sequence AACGCGCCCTGCTCTACCTTCGTGATTTCATGGTCATCATCGCCTGCCTGCTGGCGGGCAAAGCCCTGGCGGCCCTGCTGCCCTTCGCCTTCCCCGGCAGCATCATCGGCATGCTGCTGCTGTTCGTGCTGCTCTCCCTGCAACTCGTCAAGCTGCACTGGGTGGAACAGGGGGCCGGTCTGCTGCTGCGCCACATGGGGGTTTTGTTCGTGCCGGTGGCGGTTGGCCTCGTGGCCTGGCTCGAGCCCCTGCGCCAATCCTTCGGCCTCATCATGCTCTGCGTGGTGCTCGGCATCGTGCTGATCCTCGCCACCGTCGGCCATCTCTACCAGAGGATGAACAAGCAATGA
- a CDS encoding LrgB family protein translates to MMFWFAIPLTLALYFATRALYRRLPWPIINPVLIPTLVIIAILLLFNLPLAEYQHGTFPITALLEPAVVALALPLYQQARQIQARLKPILVCTLASVLISVCTTLGIGHVMGADPALLASLATKSITTPLAMSVSQSLGGIPAIAAAVVVVVGILGALIGYPLLKLMRVTDPEAQGLAMGACAHAIGTATSAEKGVTQGAFSSLAMVVCGVLTAAVAPLLFALYHWLT, encoded by the coding sequence ATGATGTTCTGGTTTGCCATTCCCCTGACACTGGCGCTCTATTTCGCCACCCGGGCCCTCTATCGCCGTCTGCCCTGGCCCATCATCAACCCGGTGCTGATCCCGACCCTGGTGATCATCGCCATCCTGCTCCTCTTCAACCTGCCGCTGGCGGAGTACCAGCACGGCACCTTCCCCATCACGGCCCTGCTCGAACCCGCCGTGGTGGCGCTGGCGCTGCCCCTCTATCAGCAGGCGCGCCAGATCCAGGCCAGACTCAAGCCCATACTCGTCTGCACCCTGGCATCCGTGCTGATCTCGGTCTGTACCACCTTAGGCATCGGCCACGTCATGGGGGCGGATCCGGCGCTGCTGGCCTCCCTGGCCACCAAGTCCATCACCACGCCGCTCGCCATGAGTGTCAGCCAGTCCCTTGGCGGCATTCCCGCCATCGCCGCCGCCGTGGTGGTGGTGGTCGGGATCCTGGGGGCCCTCATCGGCTACCCCCTGCTCAAGCTGATGCGGGTCACCGACCCCGAGGCGCAGGGGCTCGCCATGGGGGCCTGCGCCCACGCCATCGGCACCGCCACCTCCGCCGAAAAAGGAGTGACCCAGGGGGCCTTCTCGTCGCTCGCCATGGTGGTCTGCGGGGTGCTCACCGCCGCTGTTGCCCCCCTGCTGTTTGCCCTCTACCACTGGCTCACCTGA